The Pseudomonas sp. TH06 genome has a window encoding:
- the recX gene encoding recombination regulator RecX has protein sequence MTLVLDTLVAVRRTAMDLLARREHGRVELTRKLRQRGAEAEMIETALDRLTEEGLLSEARYLESFVSYRARSGYGPLRIREELSQRGLQRADIELALRESGISWQEQLQETWQRKFSGHLPIDAKERAKQGRFLAYRGFSMEMINRLFSGRGMDD, from the coding sequence ATGACACTCGTACTTGATACCCTCGTCGCGGTGCGGCGAACCGCCATGGACCTGCTCGCACGTCGCGAGCATGGTCGAGTCGAGCTGACGCGTAAACTGCGTCAGCGCGGCGCTGAGGCGGAGATGATCGAAACAGCCCTCGACCGTTTGACGGAAGAAGGGCTGCTTTCCGAAGCCCGTTACCTTGAAAGCTTTGTTTCCTACCGTGCCCGCTCTGGTTACGGTCCTCTGCGGATTCGCGAAGAGCTGAGCCAGCGCGGTTTGCAGCGTGCTGATATCGAACTCGCCCTGCGCGAGAGCGGCATCAGTTGGCAGGAGCAACTCCAGGAAACGTGGCAGCGGAAGTTCTCCGGGCATTTGCCCATCGATGCAAAGGAACGGGCCAAGCAGGGCCGTTTCCTGGCCTATCGGGGGTTTTCGATGGAGATGATCAACCGCTTGTTCAGCGGCAGAGGCATGGACGATTAA
- a CDS encoding phage tail protein, with amino-acid sequence MDYPKSVPSVGLVDGRFVDENPVAGTPGSLIPAVWGNSVTQEILSVITGGGLVASESDTGQLYKAIQSIIASASPMRSIITRLAASKTLTEAELGLVLVDGSPGPVTLLLPPANAALGVRDVILRRVDNSGNRMVIQTSGTDRIRFHTHLSASGYPFFVLMGGGDWWHLRSDGAGSWWPVGRFDNTPLGRPFFETTVLLSPGGYGALNGTLMNRAEWPWLWDHAQRSGMLNTEATRAGNEGNWTPGDGALTFRGPELRGEFLRILDEGRNVDIGRVMGANQAGTVHSYAMGANGAGAVGSRWSDSLSAVGAQTHEAKTVITPSNGGPIFPAGTVYQQDAANTLLYSFTSRPRNVAYPGRIKVI; translated from the coding sequence ATGGATTATCCAAAAAGCGTCCCCAGCGTTGGTCTGGTCGATGGCCGATTCGTCGATGAAAACCCGGTGGCCGGTACGCCGGGGTCGTTGATTCCGGCGGTGTGGGGCAACAGCGTTACTCAAGAGATTCTGAGTGTAATTACTGGCGGTGGACTGGTGGCTTCGGAATCCGATACCGGCCAGTTGTACAAGGCGATTCAGTCGATCATCGCGAGTGCGAGTCCTATGCGTTCGATCATCACTCGACTGGCGGCGTCCAAGACGCTTACCGAGGCGGAACTTGGTCTTGTGCTGGTCGATGGTAGCCCGGGGCCTGTGACCTTGTTGCTGCCACCGGCCAACGCCGCACTTGGTGTACGTGACGTGATTTTGCGTCGGGTCGACAACAGTGGTAATCGCATGGTCATTCAGACGTCCGGCACTGATCGCATCCGCTTTCACACGCATCTTTCCGCCAGCGGTTACCCGTTTTTCGTATTGATGGGAGGTGGGGATTGGTGGCATTTGCGCAGTGATGGGGCGGGGAGTTGGTGGCCGGTCGGTCGCTTTGACAACACCCCGTTGGGACGTCCGTTTTTCGAGACAACGGTGCTGCTGAGTCCGGGCGGTTATGGCGCGCTCAACGGTACGCTGATGAACCGTGCCGAATGGCCCTGGTTGTGGGATCACGCTCAGCGTTCTGGAATGCTCAATACCGAAGCGACACGGGCGGGCAATGAAGGTAACTGGACTCCGGGTGATGGCGCGTTGACGTTCCGTGGACCCGAACTGCGCGGTGAATTTTTGCGGATTCTGGACGAAGGTCGCAATGTCGATATCGGCCGGGTCATGGGTGCCAATCAAGCGGGGACGGTGCATTCCTATGCGATGGGCGCGAACGGTGCCGGTGCTGTGGGATCGAGATGGTCCGATAGCTTGAGCGCTGTCGGGGCTCAGACACATGAAGCGAAAACCGTGATCACGCCGAGCAATGGTGGCCCGATTTTCCCAGCTGGAACTGTCTACCAACAGGACGCGGCCAACACGCTTCTGTACAGCTTCACCTCCCGTCCCCGTAACGTCGCCTATCCCGGCCGCATCAAAGTTATCTGA
- a CDS encoding phage tail assembly chaperone, which translates to MKRFYSRTTGNTYLSGYHTSIPDDAVEIDEARYESVIANPAAGTERGHDDLGLPILIEPAARTEEHASAEAKAWRDKEFDRVVWLRDRHRDEVELMKATTLSDTDYLALLSYLQALRKWPQAKKFPSKRSRPKKPAWMAAE; encoded by the coding sequence ATGAAACGTTTCTATAGCCGCACCACCGGCAACACCTACTTATCGGGTTATCACACGAGCATTCCGGACGATGCCGTTGAAATTGACGAGGCACGTTATGAGTCGGTGATCGCCAATCCGGCCGCCGGTACCGAGAGAGGCCATGATGATCTTGGTCTGCCGATTCTGATTGAACCCGCAGCACGCACTGAAGAGCACGCCTCGGCAGAAGCCAAGGCGTGGCGCGATAAAGAATTTGATCGCGTGGTCTGGCTGCGTGATCGCCATCGGGACGAAGTGGAACTGATGAAAGCCACCACACTTTCCGACACTGACTACCTGGCGCTTTTGAGCTATCTGCAGGCGCTGCGCAAGTGGCCCCAGGCAAAGAAATTCCCCTCCAAACGCTCCCGTCCGAAAAAGCCTGCCTGGATGGCTGCCGAGTGA
- a CDS encoding TIGR00730 family Rossman fold protein has product MPYQPNDLLSRHFQESGPDLISQVEAQLNRVSPNSPNIPIYRDMILTVLRMAQEDHNRWNAKITLQALRELEQAFRVLEQFKGRRKVTVFGSARTPVEHPLYAMARELGAALARSDMMVITGAGGGIMAAAHEGAGRDHSLGFNITLPFEQHANPTVDGTANLLPFHFFFTRKLFFVKEADALVLCPGGFGTLDEALEVLTLIQTGKSPLVPVVLLDTPGGTFWQGAMDFIRQQLEENHYILPTDMQLMRLVYTVEEAVEQINQFYSNFHSSRWLKGQFVIRMNHKLSDQALEQMQETFADLCLSDHFHQHAYNGEEHDDAKFSHLARLAFAFNARNHGRLRELVDYINVPENWAHSKPQTAQRSREPSKAI; this is encoded by the coding sequence ATGCCTTACCAACCGAATGACTTGCTCAGCCGTCATTTTCAGGAAAGCGGTCCCGACCTCATCAGCCAGGTCGAAGCACAACTCAACCGTGTTTCCCCCAACAGCCCGAACATTCCCATCTACCGCGACATGATCCTGACCGTACTGCGCATGGCTCAGGAAGACCACAATCGCTGGAACGCCAAAATCACCCTGCAAGCCCTGCGCGAACTGGAGCAGGCATTTCGGGTGCTGGAACAATTCAAGGGCCGACGCAAAGTCACGGTGTTCGGCTCGGCGCGCACCCCAGTCGAACATCCGCTGTACGCCATGGCCCGTGAACTCGGCGCCGCGCTGGCGCGCTCGGACATGATGGTCATCACCGGTGCCGGTGGCGGCATCATGGCCGCCGCCCATGAAGGTGCTGGCCGCGATCACAGCCTTGGGTTCAACATCACCCTGCCCTTCGAACAGCATGCCAACCCGACTGTGGATGGCACCGCCAATCTGCTGCCCTTCCACTTCTTCTTCACCCGCAAGCTGTTCTTCGTTAAAGAAGCCGACGCACTGGTGTTGTGCCCGGGCGGTTTCGGCACGCTGGATGAAGCACTGGAAGTGCTGACGCTGATTCAGACCGGTAAAAGTCCACTGGTGCCGGTGGTGTTGCTGGACACACCGGGTGGCACCTTCTGGCAGGGCGCGATGGACTTCATCCGCCAGCAACTGGAGGAAAACCACTACATCCTGCCGACCGACATGCAGTTGATGCGGCTGGTCTACACCGTCGAGGAGGCGGTAGAGCAGATCAACCAGTTCTACAGCAACTTCCACTCCAGCCGCTGGCTCAAGGGGCAATTCGTGATTCGCATGAATCACAAGCTCAGTGACCAGGCCTTGGAGCAGATGCAGGAGACCTTTGCCGATTTGTGCCTGAGCGACCACTTTCATCAACATGCCTACAACGGCGAGGAACACGATGACGCGAAGTTCAGCCATCTGGCACGTTTGGCCTTTGCCTTCAACGCCCGCAATCACGGGCGCTTGAGGGAGCTGGTCGATTACATCAACGTGCCGGAAAACTGGGCTCATTCCAAACCGCAAACTGCGCAACGCAGCCGAGAACCGTCGAAGGCCATTTAA
- a CDS encoding phage tail assembly chaperone: MTIYFYAQSLGFDRVESALAELPEGAVEITQAQYVELFAGQASGKVISASASGQPVLTDPVISPIALASHERTWRNKVLQDTQWLVLRDAEELEVGEGTTLLAEEFKQLLAYRQSLREWPNDPNFPDARSRPVEPDWLQILLRTNG, encoded by the coding sequence ATGACGATTTACTTTTATGCACAAAGCCTCGGCTTTGATCGAGTCGAAAGCGCACTTGCGGAACTGCCTGAAGGGGCAGTGGAGATCACCCAGGCCCAATACGTCGAGCTGTTTGCCGGGCAGGCAAGCGGCAAAGTCATTAGCGCCAGTGCCAGCGGTCAACCTGTGTTGACGGACCCTGTCATTTCCCCGATTGCCCTTGCCAGCCATGAACGCACATGGCGCAACAAAGTGCTGCAAGACACCCAGTGGCTGGTGCTTCGCGACGCTGAAGAACTGGAAGTCGGTGAGGGCACGACCCTGCTCGCCGAAGAATTCAAACAACTGCTGGCTTACCGACAGTCGCTGCGCGAGTGGCCCAATGACCCGAACTTCCCGGATGCACGTTCGCGCCCGGTTGAACCTGATTGGCTGCAAATCTTGCTGCGAACGAACGGCTGA
- a CDS encoding putative phage tail protein, which translates to MGGIRTAAQYQAQLRALLPAGPAWDPEQVPELEEVLQGVAVELARLDARAADLLNEMDPAGVSELVPDWERVMDLPDPCLGATPLFDDRRLAVRRRLLAVGSQAVGYYLEIAKSQGYPNASITELEAPRMGRARFGAAHFGTWEAQFMWTLNTGGRLLLGRRFGASYWGERFGVNPGSALECLIHRSAPAHTKVHINYD; encoded by the coding sequence ATGGGGGGCATAAGAACCGCCGCGCAATACCAGGCGCAACTGCGCGCCTTGCTGCCCGCCGGTCCCGCGTGGGACCCGGAGCAAGTCCCGGAACTCGAAGAAGTGCTGCAAGGCGTCGCCGTCGAACTGGCACGCCTCGACGCCCGCGCCGCCGACCTGCTCAACGAAATGGACCCTGCCGGCGTCAGCGAACTGGTACCGGACTGGGAGCGGGTGATGGATCTGCCCGACCCATGCCTCGGCGCCACGCCACTGTTCGACGACCGCCGCCTCGCCGTGCGTCGCCGCTTGCTCGCGGTCGGTAGTCAGGCCGTCGGTTACTACCTCGAAATCGCCAAAAGCCAGGGCTACCCCAACGCCAGCATCACCGAACTCGAAGCCCCGCGCATGGGCCGCGCACGTTTTGGCGCGGCGCATTTCGGCACATGGGAAGCGCAATTCATGTGGACGCTCAACACCGGCGGCCGCTTGCTGCTCGGCCGGCGTTTCGGCGCGAGCTATTGGGGCGAGCGCTTCGGCGTCAATCCGGGGTCGGCACTGGAGTGCCTGATCCACCGCAGTGCGCCGGCGCATACCAAGGTGCATATCAATTATGACTAG
- a CDS encoding lysis system i-spanin subunit Rz yields the protein MSIPWRVIGVVLLALAVAALAWQLQDWRYGRQLAEQARLNAETLNQLTLTAATAQQAEQDKRLALEQRLAASEQTHFRAMSDAQRDQDRLRDRLATADVRLSVLLDAGDVATGCALPAAAGAGGVDHATVRARLDPAHAQRIIAITDSGDRGLIALQACQAYVRALAPEHLE from the coding sequence ATGTCCATCCCCTGGCGAGTGATCGGCGTTGTATTGCTGGCGCTGGCGGTTGCGGCACTGGCCTGGCAACTTCAGGACTGGCGCTATGGTCGGCAACTGGCGGAGCAGGCTCGGTTAAACGCCGAAACCCTCAATCAACTGACCCTGACCGCTGCTACCGCGCAACAGGCCGAGCAGGATAAACGTCTGGCGCTGGAGCAACGGCTCGCCGCCAGTGAACAAACCCACTTTCGAGCGATGAGCGATGCCCAACGTGATCAGGATCGTCTGCGCGATCGCCTTGCCACTGCTGATGTGCGCCTGTCAGTCCTCCTCGATGCCGGCGACGTTGCCACCGGCTGTGCGCTGCCAGCCGCCGCCGGTGCCGGCGGCGTGGATCATGCAACCGTACGCGCCCGACTTGACCCGGCGCATGCTCAACGAATTATCGCCATCACCGACAGTGGAGACCGGGGGTTGATCGCGTTGCAGGCTTGTCAGGCCTATGTCAGAGCATTGGCGCCCGAACATCTTGAATGA
- a CDS encoding glycoside hydrolase family 19 protein, translating to MQLTENNLIDIMPNARSQAGVFVSALNAAMKRRRIDSPKRIAAFLAQIGHESGQLQYVRELGNNQYLSKYDTGTLALRLGNTPEADGDGQKYRGRGLIQITGRGNYRQCSLGLFGDERLLSLPELLEQPQWAAESAAWFWEQNGLNELADRDEFNTITRRINGGLNGLQDRLEIWARARAVLCPSPGE from the coding sequence ATGCAACTAACTGAAAACAACCTTATTGACATCATGCCCAACGCCCGCTCCCAAGCGGGCGTTTTTGTTTCTGCGCTCAATGCCGCCATGAAGCGCCGTCGCATCGACTCGCCCAAGCGCATCGCTGCGTTTCTCGCGCAGATCGGTCACGAGTCGGGCCAGTTGCAGTACGTGCGGGAGTTGGGCAACAACCAGTATCTGAGCAAATACGACACCGGGACACTGGCGCTACGCCTGGGTAACACGCCCGAGGCGGACGGCGACGGACAAAAGTACCGAGGGCGTGGGCTGATTCAAATCACCGGTCGCGGTAATTATCGCCAATGCAGCCTCGGGCTGTTCGGCGATGAGCGTCTGCTGTCGTTGCCTGAACTGCTCGAGCAGCCGCAATGGGCAGCCGAATCTGCGGCATGGTTCTGGGAGCAGAACGGCTTGAACGAGCTGGCCGACCGAGACGAGTTCAACACTATCACCCGTCGCATCAACGGCGGGTTGAACGGTTTGCAGGATCGTCTGGAAATCTGGGCGCGGGCGAGGGCGGTGCTATGTCCATCCCCTGGCGAGTGA
- a CDS encoding phage tail protein, protein MDYPKSVPSVGLVNGQFADEDPIAGKPGSLIPATWGNSVTQEILNVVQAAGLTPNESSNNQLLGALRGPALFMTAPQFDGGRSAATSEFVQRALGNYASARGISAATQLTLSDVGCSIGLAGNAAYTVTLPDTAAVPSGATISLHCRNSAPVTVASKTGTQISPQGAYLASIVLNNGESANFVRESGVWVVYGTAALKYSANYAAQFSTSGYQKLPSGLIVQWVTGGSDANGNMTVSLPIRFPNAVLGGIANEGNPAGWSAANVTVWAFDGGSTTTTTAVARVRSVLASSVKVDSGISGRILVWGY, encoded by the coding sequence TTGGACTATCCCAAGAGTGTGCCCAGTGTCGGCTTGGTCAATGGACAGTTTGCCGATGAAGATCCGATAGCCGGCAAACCCGGTTCGCTGATCCCCGCGACGTGGGGCAACAGCGTCACCCAAGAAATTCTGAATGTCGTTCAGGCCGCCGGCCTGACGCCAAACGAGTCGTCGAACAATCAGCTGTTGGGAGCATTGCGCGGCCCGGCATTGTTCATGACCGCCCCGCAGTTTGATGGCGGACGCTCAGCAGCAACGTCCGAGTTTGTGCAGCGGGCGTTGGGCAATTATGCAAGTGCTCGTGGGATATCCGCTGCCACGCAATTGACCTTGTCCGATGTCGGCTGCTCGATCGGTCTGGCTGGTAACGCAGCGTATACCGTGACGCTTCCGGATACCGCTGCAGTGCCGAGTGGCGCCACGATCAGCCTGCATTGCCGTAACAGCGCACCCGTTACCGTGGCCAGTAAAACCGGTACGCAGATCAGTCCGCAAGGGGCTTATCTGGCGTCGATCGTGTTGAACAATGGTGAGAGTGCGAACTTCGTCAGAGAGTCTGGAGTGTGGGTGGTGTATGGCACGGCTGCTCTGAAGTACTCGGCCAATTACGCCGCACAGTTCTCCACATCGGGATATCAAAAGCTTCCCAGCGGTTTGATCGTGCAGTGGGTGACAGGGGGATCCGATGCGAATGGCAACATGACGGTGTCGTTGCCGATCAGGTTTCCCAATGCTGTCCTCGGAGGTATTGCCAATGAAGGTAACCCTGCAGGATGGAGTGCCGCCAATGTCACCGTTTGGGCATTTGACGGTGGGAGCACCACGACAACGACAGCGGTCGCTCGGGTCCGAAGCGTCCTGGCTTCAAGTGTAAAGGTTGATTCGGGCATTTCGGGCCGCATTCTGGTTTGGGGGTACTGA
- a CDS encoding CinA family protein: protein MKEITQLAAELGRRLQVLNAHVTTAESCTGGGIAEAVTRIPGSSAWFEAGYVTYSNRQKTQQLNVPAELFGTVGAVSREVVEAMVVGAQKNSLARFAVAVSGVAGPDGGTPNKPVGTVWLAWGVGDVVSSEVQHFSGNRDEVRRQTVKAALEGLLRLAAREIENQG from the coding sequence GTGAAAGAGATCACTCAATTGGCTGCCGAACTTGGCCGACGTCTGCAAGTGCTCAATGCCCACGTCACCACCGCCGAATCCTGCACGGGTGGCGGGATCGCCGAAGCCGTCACGCGTATTCCCGGCAGTTCGGCGTGGTTCGAGGCCGGTTACGTCACGTACTCCAATCGACAGAAAACCCAGCAACTGAATGTGCCGGCCGAGTTGTTCGGTACGGTGGGCGCGGTCAGTCGTGAAGTCGTCGAGGCGATGGTAGTGGGCGCGCAGAAAAACAGCCTGGCGCGATTTGCCGTGGCAGTCAGCGGCGTGGCCGGACCCGACGGCGGTACGCCGAACAAACCGGTGGGCACGGTCTGGCTGGCCTGGGGCGTGGGCGATGTGGTTTCCAGCGAGGTTCAACACTTTTCCGGCAACCGCGATGAAGTCCGCCGACAAACGGTGAAGGCCGCGCTAGAGGGGCTCCTGCGACTAGCGGCACGAGAAATCGAAAATCAGGGGTAG
- the recA gene encoding recombinase RecA, translated as MDDNKKKALAAALGQIERQFGKGAVMRMGDQDRQAIPSISTGSLGLDIALGIGGLPKGRIVEIYGPESSGKTTLTLSVIAQAQKAGATCAFVDAEHALDPEYAGKLGVNVDDLLVSQPDTGEQALEITDMLVRSNAVDVIIVDSVAALVPKAEIEGEMGDMHVGLQARLMSQALRKITGNIKNANCLVIFINQIRMKIGVMFGSPETTTGGNALKFYASVRLDIRRTGAVKEGDEVVGSETRVKVVKNKVASPFRQAEFQILYGKGIYLNGEMIDLGVLHGFVEKSGAWYAYEGTKIGQGKANSAKFLADNPEIAAKLEKQLRDKLLAPAADVKASATRDKIDDMAEADIDA; from the coding sequence ATGGACGACAACAAGAAGAAAGCCTTGGCTGCGGCCCTGGGTCAGATCGAACGTCAATTCGGCAAGGGTGCCGTAATGCGTATGGGCGATCAGGACCGTCAGGCGATCCCATCCATCTCCACTGGCTCTCTGGGTCTGGACATTGCACTCGGCATCGGCGGCCTGCCAAAAGGCCGTATCGTTGAAATCTACGGTCCTGAATCTTCCGGTAAAACCACACTGACACTGTCCGTGATCGCCCAGGCTCAAAAAGCCGGCGCGACCTGCGCTTTCGTCGACGCCGAACACGCCCTCGACCCTGAGTACGCCGGCAAACTGGGCGTCAACGTCGATGACCTGCTGGTTTCCCAGCCGGACACCGGCGAACAGGCCCTGGAAATCACCGACATGCTGGTGCGCTCCAACGCTGTTGACGTGATCATCGTCGACTCCGTGGCTGCACTGGTGCCGAAGGCTGAAATCGAAGGTGAAATGGGTGACATGCACGTGGGCCTGCAAGCCCGTCTGATGTCCCAGGCGCTGCGTAAGATCACCGGTAACATCAAGAACGCCAACTGCCTGGTGATCTTCATCAACCAGATCCGCATGAAGATCGGCGTGATGTTCGGTAGCCCGGAAACCACCACCGGTGGTAACGCGCTGAAGTTCTACGCTTCGGTCCGTCTCGACATCCGCCGTACCGGCGCGGTGAAGGAAGGCGACGAAGTGGTCGGCAGCGAAACCCGCGTCAAGGTTGTGAAGAACAAGGTGGCTTCGCCGTTCCGTCAGGCCGAGTTCCAGATTCTTTACGGCAAGGGCATCTACCTCAACGGCGAGATGATCGACCTGGGTGTGCTGCACGGTTTCGTCGAGAAGTCCGGCGCCTGGTACGCCTACGAAGGCACCAAGATTGGTCAGGGCAAGGCCAACTCGGCCAAGTTCCTGGCAGACAATCCGGAAATCGCTGCCAAGCTCGAGAAGCAACTGCGTGACAAGCTGCTGGCACCAGCAGCAGACGTCAAGGCTTCGGCGACCCGGGACAAAATCGACGATATGGCTGAGGCCGACATCGACGCTTGA
- a CDS encoding tail fiber assembly protein, translating to MFNYLMDDDGALVGPVEFFVTPGIGVQLPANAVQLAYELPSAEPGRTWAIANGVPRELIDCRGTVYRKDNGAQQTWSELGALPGAFTAEPCPDEFHVWQDNAWVPDSTRQLANITANVLVQRDALLRDAVLRIAPLQYAEDIGDASHDEQLLLIEWKLYSVELNRIEKQAGFPDEIIWPVTPGAAEVN from the coding sequence ATGTTCAACTATTTAATGGATGACGACGGTGCCTTGGTGGGACCGGTGGAGTTTTTTGTCACGCCCGGCATCGGTGTCCAACTGCCTGCTAACGCGGTGCAACTGGCTTATGAGTTACCGTCCGCTGAGCCGGGACGCACTTGGGCAATCGCCAACGGCGTCCCCCGTGAGCTGATTGATTGTCGCGGCACCGTGTACCGCAAGGACAACGGTGCGCAACAAACCTGGAGCGAACTGGGCGCCCTGCCAGGTGCATTCACCGCCGAGCCTTGCCCCGACGAGTTTCATGTCTGGCAGGACAATGCCTGGGTGCCAGATTCGACTCGGCAACTGGCGAACATCACTGCGAACGTTCTTGTCCAGCGCGATGCACTGCTACGCGACGCCGTCCTGCGCATTGCCCCCCTGCAATACGCCGAAGACATCGGCGATGCCAGCCATGACGAACAACTGTTGCTGATCGAATGGAAGCTCTACAGCGTAGAACTCAACCGCATCGAAAAGCAGGCCGGTTTCCCAGATGAAATTATCTGGCCGGTGACACCCGGCGCAGCCGAAGTTAACTGA
- a CDS encoding phage tail assembly chaperone: protein MARYARVENGVVVELIETGDYAITQLFAPSFVESMVQVPEGMTVEIGAPIDEFRPSSAQVSVTSIPVSAQGIVVEDQMPETAARAWRQSRLSSTEWQVTRHRDEQELGRGTTLKAQHYLELLEYRQALRDWPDSGHFPSVVSRPSAPVWLAAPVG from the coding sequence ATGGCCCGTTACGCACGAGTGGAAAATGGTGTCGTGGTTGAACTGATCGAAACCGGCGACTACGCAATCACCCAACTGTTTGCGCCTTCTTTCGTTGAATCGATGGTTCAAGTGCCGGAGGGCATGACAGTTGAAATCGGCGCGCCAATCGACGAGTTCCGGCCTTCCAGCGCGCAGGTGTCCGTGACGAGCATTCCCGTCAGTGCGCAAGGGATCGTTGTCGAGGACCAGATGCCTGAAACAGCAGCTCGAGCCTGGCGCCAGTCCAGACTCTCGTCCACTGAGTGGCAGGTAACCCGTCATCGCGACGAGCAGGAGCTCGGCCGTGGCACGACACTCAAGGCCCAGCACTATCTGGAGTTGCTTGAGTACCGTCAGGCGCTGCGTGACTGGCCTGATTCCGGTCATTTTCCTTCGGTAGTTTCCCGGCCCTCGGCGCCCGTGTGGTTGGCAGCTCCAGTCGGCTGA
- a CDS encoding carbohydrate-binding protein CenC produces the protein MDYPRSVLSSGLVDGKFVDEDVIAGTPGSLIPASWGNSVTEEILSAITAAGLKPDELQTDQLAQAIRQLSKPDPLQQFPVQVYRRNVLINGGFDIWQRGTTNQGPNIGGYVADRFRCDWNGNAAVTISRQDFFPGQTEVAGEPGYFLRWQQTTAGVGATEHKVSQSVESVRTLAGRTATVTFWARSDAARSLKVTIGQYFGNGGSEAVVKVVDVFPLSTAWGKYSATFQVPSIAGKMLGANDCLRLAFDLPLNVLQTVDLTQVQLEEGPVSTPFEYRLSGEELTLCQRYFEKSFANRLPIRANNGSGTCIVSFTQAAAGNTGQYGMVVDMQTQKRVQPTVVLYCPGNAGNQVWNYSQGVPCTGTIVQSVTQRSFAIGTVTPVNSQPGNGLQIEWTADAEI, from the coding sequence GTGGATTATCCAAGAAGCGTCCTCAGCTCTGGCTTGGTCGACGGCAAATTTGTTGATGAAGACGTGATAGCCGGAACGCCGGGATCGCTGATCCCTGCAAGCTGGGGCAACAGTGTTACTGAGGAAATACTCAGCGCGATTACCGCGGCTGGTTTGAAACCGGACGAACTACAGACTGATCAATTGGCTCAGGCGATCAGGCAATTATCGAAACCGGATCCGCTGCAACAATTTCCGGTGCAGGTGTATCGCAGGAATGTGCTGATCAATGGCGGATTCGATATCTGGCAACGCGGGACGACCAACCAAGGCCCAAATATCGGTGGATATGTAGCCGATCGTTTTCGCTGCGACTGGAATGGCAATGCTGCCGTGACCATCTCTCGTCAGGACTTTTTTCCAGGCCAGACAGAAGTGGCAGGTGAGCCGGGTTATTTTTTACGCTGGCAGCAAACCACGGCGGGCGTCGGCGCTACCGAGCACAAGGTTTCCCAAAGCGTTGAGTCCGTCAGAACTCTGGCTGGACGAACCGCTACTGTGACCTTTTGGGCGCGCTCCGATGCCGCGCGTTCATTGAAAGTGACAATTGGTCAGTACTTTGGCAACGGAGGTTCGGAAGCCGTCGTCAAAGTGGTCGATGTTTTTCCATTGAGCACTGCATGGGGCAAGTACAGCGCAACGTTTCAGGTGCCATCGATCGCGGGGAAAATGCTGGGCGCCAATGATTGCTTGCGCTTGGCTTTTGATTTACCGCTCAACGTTCTGCAAACTGTGGATCTGACTCAGGTTCAATTGGAAGAGGGACCGGTTTCCACGCCATTCGAATACCGTCTTTCTGGCGAAGAATTGACGTTGTGTCAGCGTTATTTCGAAAAGTCTTTTGCCAACCGTTTACCGATTCGTGCAAACAACGGTAGTGGCACCTGCATCGTCTCGTTTACTCAGGCTGCGGCTGGAAATACCGGTCAATACGGTATGGTCGTAGACATGCAGACTCAGAAGAGAGTGCAGCCTACTGTTGTCCTGTATTGCCCTGGAAATGCAGGTAATCAGGTTTGGAACTACTCGCAGGGAGTGCCTTGCACAGGCACCATTGTGCAAAGTGTGACACAGCGTAGTTTCGCGATCGGCACTGTGACGCCTGTAAACAGTCAGCCCGGTAACGGATTGCAGATTGAATGGACAGCGGACGCTGAGATCTAG